The Aquila chrysaetos chrysaetos chromosome 17, bAquChr1.4, whole genome shotgun sequence region aAAGCTTTACAAAAATTGCTTGCCAAGATGCTCATTTAAAAGCGTTCACTTACAGAGGCAGTCTGGCACAATGCTGCAATTACAGAGTACACACAATGAATGTCAGATACCttttaatgaagcttttttttcttgtttgccaTTGGTCAGCCTTCTTCCACTCTGTATCAGTTATTGTAAATTCCTGTTCATTTTCACATccctctttttgctttgctgttgaGAAAGTTGGTATAACAATGTTCTCAGATTTCTCACTTTCCTCTTTCGCCACCCATCCTTGCCTTCTGTTCCAGTAGAGAGGAGTGTACCAAGCCacagcctgaaaaaaagaaaaaccaacgTATCACTGCTTATTTATATTCTACATTTTTTCGTCAAGATAATTGTTTGTTGTAGACAAACTAGGAAGGGCTGAAAGGGTAGGCACTCCAATGTATTTCTGAGTTATTTATCATCTGAAAGATAAATACTAATCGCAGCCACCAAATTCcagcttttttaatttggtgtttaaaatccatttccagtctttaaatatattttgagtAGACTCATCATCTAAGAGCCTTGACATTCCACTGCTCCAATTAAGTAAACTAGAcaaagaaggagggaaaagaggacATGACAATTCTGCAAGTATGTCAAAGactgctgaaggaagaaaaagcaatctgtTCTCCATGTCCACAGTGGATAGGACAAGAAGGAAAGGACTAACACTGACGCAGAAAAAGTTCAGTTTAGGCACTAGGAAAGCTTTTCTAAGCATACAGAGAGTGAGGCACTAAAGCAGATTGCCTGGGAACATGGCAGAGTCTCCGTTACCGAAGGTCTTCCAGGACTACCTAAGCAAGTGACAGCCAGGAGCAATCCTGGCAGAGGTAACCATGTCTCAAGTTCCCTTTCAGCCTCTGATTCCCTGGCATTGATGTAATAGCAAGTATAGCCAAACTGAGCTAGAAGAGGAGTAAATGTGAAAAGGTGAGATCAAAAGTCAACATTCACTTAACAGTTTGTAAGGTGTAAATTACACTACCTTGGGGAAGCTTTATAACTTACGCTGTTTATGATAATCACAGATCTTTTCCATATTGTCACTAGAACGAGTTTATCTAGCTAAAAATGACCAAAACCATAGTTGCCATTGGACAGCTATAGGGTAAAAAATTATCTTGGGCTCTTTCTCATCCCCAAGTCAACACAAGTTTGCCTAAAAATATTCAACACAGTTGCCAATCCGATGGCAGTTACTAATGGGCAGCCATGGGGTGAACAGCCCTGGGCGTAGCTGGATCTTTCATGGCTGAAACACAGTGGAAGAGGACAGTGGTCTGGCAATTTACACTTGTGGAGGCCCTACTTCAATTGCTGTGAGGATGTCAGCTTTTCATTCAACAAGTGGAGTCATCAAtctactgtttttcttcagtccttCAGATCCTAATAATTAACATCCCCACTGAAGCAAGGTTAACAGAGATCACAGCTTTGCTATGTTTGGATTACTTGTGCTTAATTCTACAAGGACTTTAACAATATGATCCTAAATCTCTGAAGGAAGTCCAGTGATAAAGCTGTCTGGGTAAGGAAACGCAGTGATTTTGCTCAGGGCACTCACTTGACCACTAGGCTCACAGAGAATGGTAGCACAGTCAAGGGTTGTCCTAAATCTCTCCAGGTccttgcaaagaaaatctgaGGGAGATTTGTGAAGCACTGTAGCATCTGCTGCCCAAACCTGCAAAGATCAAGCAGCCATTAGATTAAAGACAAAATGGCTCCTGGGTATTTATACAATATAAGAACTCAGTAAAAGCATCaggttttcctgttcctttttgaTTTTTGTAGCACTGGTCACTATTTGATCTGTGAAATCAAAGCTGAAAGAACTATATTTCAAGACTCGCAGCTTAGTTATAGTGATTATTTTCAAGTATGTCTCATGTGGATTAACAGAGATTAGCAAAGgcacatttttcaaagtgtgATAGTAAATCCTGGGCTTTTTGGTCTGGCTTGCTAAgagtaatattaaaaataggcagtttcttttattttctgaattaccAGGGGCACTGGAAGAGATCTGTAATATCAGCTTTAAAATTCCAGTCTCTTCTTGATTCTGGATTCCCTCTGTTCGGGGAGAAGCTGTCTCTACTGGAGACTATAAAATTTTTGTACTTTTATCCTTATACAAAAGATTTAACAATGTTGTGCTTTATAAAGTGAACACAATTATCTGTTACCTTTATCACTATCACAGTAGCAAAAGGACCTGTCGTGCAAACACTTCTTTTATGTAAGACAACCACAACATGCTTTTGCAAACCGTGTTCTTAAAGGTTTTGGCATTTGCCATCTGTGAGAAAACAGCTTCAACCATTTCCTGGGAGCCAAAACAATTCTCATTCAATTTTAAAGGAGAAgtatcttgaaaaaaaacacaaaaccaacgCTCTCTTCCAAAAGTGTTCACCATACGGCACTCTGCCAAGGTGTATTTGTGGCTTTTTCACACATACACCAGAAGACAACATTGACTGTGGCTCTTCTGGGCCCCTGGCAGCTTGCATTTCCAGCTTTCTTCTAAGAGGGCACATGCAGGGATGCATTGATCGGCATTGAGCTTGGCGATGAACAGGGACTTTGCCTCCTTTTATTCTGTGAGGCTTCAATTTtcatctcagaaaaagaaacaagcactGGTGATAAAAGAGGCTTCAGGCCATATTCCAACCACCTACACTGGCATCTACTTGAGCATTTTGCCTTGGTTCATGTGTTGCTCTCCCAGGGAGCTGGGGCCTGGAAGTTCTCCCTAGCTGACTGTCTGACACAGACACTATTGTACACGAATTTTAGATGCAAGAGTTGGCAGCCTGAATACAACCCTTTGAAattaaaccagcagaaattTTCTGCTTGCGTATGCTGAAACAGAAGCTGTGGTTGACCTTCTACCTCAGTCGGTTGTTCACCCAAGAGCCCTTTAATGATAATGGGAACAGCAACCTTGTCAATGACTTCAAGCACTGATTGGAGCACTTCAGAAAAGACTACTTTTGGAGTGGGTGGGAATGTTTGGGGCATCAAAGCCAACTAAGAAGAAACCATTTCTGGGGAGATCTGCAAGGTGTCTTGCAGCCAGCCAAGCAGCCAGCATCTTTACCCAGTACAGCAAAGGCTGTGCCTACTCTGGGTGTGGGTATATCCCAGAGGTTGCTGGAGGCCGCGTGCAGACACCAGCAGACGTTCCTCAGCTAAACCTACAACTGAGCCTTGGTCACATCTAGTTCACACATTCAAACCTTTTTCATTACCATGGATATCAGATGCATATATTtgttgttttctatttaaagcttttctggGGTATGATGAAGTCATCTGACTCTTTGCATCTTAGATCCTACCTATCTCTCTAACTCTTATCCAAACTGGCAAAAAGATACATCTGAACTAGCTGGAGGGGAagtaatttttgaaaagcagcagcccaTGCACTGAATTTTTAACGTATAGTTCTGCATGACATCAAACGAGAGCACAGAATAGGAAACTAAGACACAGAGTGTCATCATTTTGCCTAAAGTCATTCAAGGCAAAGCCAGGAACAGAGTCCCATTGCCAGACAGTGGTTTATGGCTTTCTCTGTTGGGTAACAGCTGTCCTCAGATAGTGGGCACAGTCTGGAAAGCaacatagtttttctttttattttcagttgagACCCTACTATAGTGATACCTCAGACTATATGCAAAACCGTATTAATTGCTTCAGTAGCAACACATAAAActcatttcctttccagttctATTATTTATGGGTTTCCGATCCAGGGTGCACACCCTTTGTTGGCAAACACTGCACAACTCAATATTCTGAGAGTATGGGGAGATTTTTATGGGAGCAATGGTTGGAAAAGCAATGCATCAAACAAGGACTGTCCAGGAGAGCTTCCCATTGCTGGGCAATATGAAATGCTGGACATGTCATGCAAATGCCAGGCTTGATGGACATTAGTAGCTTCTTCTGAATTCATCATTATTTGTGAGTGTTagcctttctgaaaatacagacttAAGTTTGACTCTATATCATCAGGCTAAAAGTGTACCCTAGTCTGCCAGCTGAGAAAAGGCATTCAAACCCCCCACACTCACTGTCACGGTGGAGTCGGGCCCCATCCTGGTCTCGGGGGGAAACCGAAATACAGCCACTAGTTGACCTTGGACGTCCTGCTTCAAGAGATAATCCCCaatgctttcctctttttctgggGCACAGTTCAGAATCTTTACAAAATGACCACCTGGATCAATTTCAGCGATTTTCAAATTTCCAATAGcactgaaagaacagaagttgatttgaaagtgaaaaaacattgcttaattgaaaaaatacatgtatttctttataaCAACTAGCCTAGATGTCAGTAATTAATGGTAAGTAAACATACCACAGGCAGAATATTTACAGCACTGCCATTCTACTTTTTATGCAGTGCCTTTCATCTCAAAAAATCCATTTGCATTAAAACTAGTATGttctatttctctttcacaCTTAGGTAGCATTCATTAccatcagaaattaaaagattCTTTATGGGGCAAAAAGTCATCAGTATACCAtttgaatttggttttgtttaaatctaTATAGGCTACAACCTCTAAGGCTGCCTTGGGTATTTAGCCTAGTAGGATTAGTGGAAGTTGTGTAGTTGACTCCCTTCGTAAGTTTAGAAAATTCCTCCTGTTCATCAGTAtacctttctcctcctgcctctcacTGTTTTTTGCCTCCTGGAGGAAGACAAATCTTCATTATTAACACTTTATTATTAACTAACTCAGAGAGACTCCATGCTACAAGACTTAGATTTCATCCCTGCCTTGCTTCAGAATCACAGCAAAGCGGGGTCTGTTTTGCATCTGCAGTAAGATCAGGGACTTCTTGCGTGAGCAGGGAAACACTCAATCTCCCTTaagcactggaaaacaaatttattaCTTGAGTGTTCCTTTAAGTAGCGCACATGTCAAGGGAGCACTTTTAAACACTCAGTCCCAGGCTGTAATACTCATCATAGGTCTTATTAGACAGGTTGTGAATGAAGTCTAAGAATCATTCAGCTCTTGATGTGGCATCTACTgcaataaattttattatttagcaCTGGTGCAGTATCTTGTCCGTCTTCTGTGCATGTAATGCTTTTGCCCTTGCCACATTCGTCTTGTTCCAGTAAGTTTAAGTCATAGACCTCTGTGTGTATAGTAAAGGTTGACCCAACAGCCCAGACAGCCTATGTGCTTGCTCAACATAGCCAAATCCTCATCAACAGTGTGACAAATTCTGCTCACCCACCCCAAATAATTCAGCTATGTGGTGTAGCAGTGAGTCACACTTGCTCACAACAGCCAGGCTGCCTCCAGGCTGCTGCTAGCATTGATAGATTTGGAAGCAGAGCCACAGGGAACGGCCCCCTCCCTGGCCAGAGAAGACGTGCATCCAGAGAAGACGTGCATCGCAAATGTAACACTTGGGTGcctctctgccttcctgcaAACTTTGGGAACTCCAGAGTGTCCCTCCCCCCACTCAGTGCTGGTCTATTTTTGCTTCACATCAGCAAGGAGAGACCTGGAGACAGCTCACTGGAAACGTAGAGCCTTGGAGGAGCTttggcagcacagccaggctgaGGGGCTCCTCACCTTCAGACTCTCCCCTTCTTCGGACTGCTTGCTTTCATCTGGCTGCCACAGTTAGGcacatttctccttcctccctgctcacAGGACCACACTCTAAACTGGATTGCCGAAATAACCCAGTGTAAAAGGTTTGGGGGGGACATTATTTTAACCTGAGCTTTTTTGGCAGCCTCCACAAGCTGCTGTATCAGTGCAGCTGAAAGGATGGCTAGCTGTGCTTCAAAACTTTGCAAACTGCCGATGCAGAGAATGATCCTTTGGGATCCCCCAGTTTGTAAGTCATCATTTACACATGCAGTAAACATGCAGATATGAAATGCTGTGACTCAAATCCACAGTTGCTTTCAACATACATCACTACAGTCCCAGAGCTCCAGCAGTAGCCTAGGACTCCACTGGGCTCTAAAAACAGAATGACACCAGCAACAAAGAGGAATCCCTGACATTTTTACCCTCTGGAAGGGTGTAGAGCCAGTTAAGTCAATGGGAGAAAGCCTTTAAACCATACAGAAGGCAAAGATCTTCCTGATCTCCCATTTCTCTCTATCTGTGCAaggaaagtgaaggaaaagtTTTGGGTGCCAAAATGTATCTAGGAGGAGGactggaaaaagcagatgagGAAAGACACCTCCTAAAATGGTCTTAAAAGGCCATTTAATGGTGTAACATTGCAAACAGCAGAATCCTGGTTGATAAAGGAGTGAATAATGAGGGTCCAGGGTAGTGTAACTTTCCCTAAACAAGACCTCAGGTTGAACCTAGTGAAGCCAGGGAGACTTGGGAACATAAAATGGGGCTGACAGGAATTTCTGATACAACACACAGGACTGGTAAAGGAGCAAATGATAGGACATGGGAATTCGGTGTTGGAAGCTGCTGAAGCATGCAACACAGAACTGCCAGCTTGCGTCCAGGCAGTCCACTGCCTCACAGCCATGCTGGCTGAAGGAGAAGGTCAGATCCAAAGCTGCAAGAGCTAAACAGCAAACTTGGCTCAACAATGTCTAAGGATGAA contains the following coding sequences:
- the LMNTD1 gene encoding lamin tail domain-containing protein 1 yields the protein MENHGRTRSAYEGYQKSASSAIGNLKIAEIDPGGHFVKILNCAPEKEESIGDYLLKQDVQGQLVAVFRFPPETRMGPDSTVTVWAADATVLHKSPSDFLCKDLERFRTTLDCATILCEPSGQAVAWYTPLYWNRRQGWVAKEESEKS